Proteins encoded together in one uncultured Desulfobacter sp. window:
- a CDS encoding rhodanese-like domain-containing protein translates to MIFKQDIIGCVFLLSISVVLSFGINTVSPNGIALMGQWNPDQGVVMPGSNKSHAVDVMQINDSFRVKQLVASGTVVVLDVRWPEIYDMGHIPGALNFPLADFEEEKKRLLSTITPEDEILVYCAGVTCHDSHTFATRLVEMGFAHVAVYAGGFAEWEEMGFDVAVQEIEP, encoded by the coding sequence ATGATTTTTAAGCAAGATATTATAGGATGCGTTTTTCTTTTAAGCATCAGCGTTGTGTTAAGTTTTGGTATTAATACCGTTTCTCCCAACGGTATTGCCCTCATGGGGCAATGGAATCCGGATCAGGGTGTGGTCATGCCCGGGTCAAACAAGTCTCATGCCGTTGATGTGATGCAGATCAACGACTCATTTAGAGTTAAACAACTGGTGGCATCCGGGACTGTGGTCGTGCTTGATGTTCGCTGGCCTGAAATATACGATATGGGACATATCCCCGGTGCGTTGAATTTTCCCTTGGCGGATTTTGAAGAAGAGAAAAAAAGACTGTTGTCGACAATAACCCCTGAAGATGAAATTCTTGTCTATTGTGCAGGGGTGACCTGTCATGATTCCCATACATTTGCCACTCGTCTGGTTGAAATGGGCTTTGCACATGTGGCGGTTTATGCCGGTGGGTTTGCTGAATGGGAGGAGATGGGATTTGATGTGGCTGTCCAGGAAATTGAACCATGA
- a CDS encoding septum formation initiator family protein, with translation MTRMEKICLYLAMGGAVFLLFMFFFSTRGVVDYTRLKSRQEQLEAQAAIAIKQNSKLEKEILRLKTDIEYIKHLAKHEHEMAAQDELVFKEKSKK, from the coding sequence ATGACCCGAATGGAAAAAATATGCCTGTATCTGGCCATGGGAGGGGCGGTGTTCCTCCTATTCATGTTTTTTTTTTCCACAAGAGGGGTTGTCGACTATACCCGGCTTAAGTCCAGGCAAGAGCAGCTTGAAGCCCAGGCAGCCATTGCGATCAAGCAAAATTCAAAATTGGAAAAAGAGATTCTGAGGCTTAAAACCGACATTGAATATATTAAACACCTGGCCAAACATGAGCATGAAATGGCTGCCCAGGATGAATTGGTTTTCAAAGAGAAATCCAAAAAATAA
- the murJ gene encoding murein biosynthesis integral membrane protein MurJ — protein MTHFIKKAASISSITLISRILGMIRDAVIAFIFGASTVSDAFFIAFRPFDLIRKMMSDGILSISFIPLFAAQFAQNKKKQAVAMFLNALFIISIVGALLVGLGIYFAPFLIDFFAPGYGAGSYSHKLSCLLFRIMTPYMVIIFFVALSMSVLHATGNFYVPAATPILLNFCIITAAVLFADRFTPKIIILAIGVTVGGIVQLAIQLPSLAKLGMFDFKSFVRVHSQVKKAFIALGPSMIGAAAFQINLLVAGLTASTLDPGAVSYLNYAERLVQFPLALVASPVATVLLPMLSAMAGSCCHKHRKHAEGVSSFDFFDQTQETQDLGPLFDAGVRMVFFLIIPATVGMIALNRPIVLLLFGRGAFDLAAVNQTGQCLIFLILGLWAVAGTRLFVAFHYALSNIRQPFIAGVVSIGCNVLLCQFFVQRMGVIGLGLAVSLSAVAGFVLLAASGPFGLRGRAVPVCACRAVFMSVIMFFLVRWIWGFWADSSKIFQAAGLIISITIGAGCYLAGARLTSNPEMAMLIRIFFKQK, from the coding sequence GTGACTCACTTTATTAAAAAAGCAGCTTCCATCAGTTCGATTACGTTGATTTCAAGAATACTTGGCATGATACGGGATGCGGTCATTGCGTTTATATTTGGGGCAAGTACGGTCTCCGACGCTTTTTTTATTGCATTCAGGCCCTTTGATCTGATCCGGAAAATGATGTCCGACGGTATTTTAAGTATTTCGTTTATCCCATTGTTTGCAGCGCAATTTGCCCAAAATAAAAAAAAACAGGCTGTGGCTATGTTTTTAAATGCCTTGTTTATTATATCCATCGTAGGGGCGCTGCTGGTGGGTTTAGGGATTTATTTTGCGCCTTTTTTAATAGATTTCTTTGCCCCGGGGTATGGTGCCGGATCATATTCTCATAAATTGTCCTGTCTGTTGTTCAGAATAATGACGCCCTATATGGTTATTATTTTTTTTGTAGCTTTGTCCATGAGTGTGCTCCATGCAACGGGAAATTTTTATGTGCCTGCAGCCACGCCGATCCTGCTCAATTTTTGTATTATCACGGCGGCGGTACTGTTTGCCGACAGGTTTACGCCAAAAATTATAATTCTGGCAATTGGGGTAACCGTTGGTGGGATTGTTCAGCTTGCCATTCAACTCCCCAGTCTTGCAAAACTTGGTATGTTTGATTTCAAATCCTTTGTCAGGGTGCATTCCCAGGTAAAAAAAGCCTTTATTGCCCTGGGTCCTTCCATGATCGGGGCTGCAGCGTTCCAGATTAACCTGTTGGTGGCAGGACTTACCGCCTCAACACTTGATCCGGGGGCGGTTTCTTATCTAAATTATGCCGAACGTCTGGTTCAGTTTCCTCTGGCGTTGGTGGCTTCTCCCGTTGCCACGGTTTTATTACCCATGCTCTCCGCAATGGCAGGGTCCTGTTGTCACAAACATAGAAAACATGCCGAGGGAGTCTCGAGTTTTGATTTTTTTGATCAAACCCAGGAGACCCAGGATTTAGGCCCTTTGTTTGATGCCGGTGTGCGTATGGTCTTTTTTTTAATAATTCCGGCAACCGTCGGTATGATTGCCCTGAATCGGCCGATTGTCCTGTTGCTATTCGGAAGGGGCGCCTTTGATCTGGCGGCTGTGAATCAGACTGGACAGTGTCTTATTTTTCTGATTCTTGGGCTTTGGGCCGTTGCAGGTACCCGGCTGTTTGTGGCGTTTCATTATGCATTATCCAATATTCGTCAACCATTTATAGCCGGCGTTGTTTCCATTGGATGCAATGTGTTGCTTTGTCAGTTTTTTGTGCAGCGCATGGGGGTGATCGGACTTGGTTTGGCCGTCTCCTTGTCCGCTGTGGCCGGATTTGTCCTGCTTGCCGCATCCGGGCCTTTCGGGCTTCGGGGTAGGGCTGTGCCGGTTTGCGCTTGCAGAGCTGTTTTCATGTCTGTTATAATGTTCTTTCTGGTTCGATGGATATGGGGGTTTTGGGCAGATAGTTCAAAAATATTTCAGGCTGCAGGCCTTATTATCAGCATCACCATTGGAGCCGGTTGTTATCTGGCTGGGGCACGGCTGACATCGAATCCGGAAATGGCAATGCTCATAAGGATTTTTTTTAAACAAAAATGA
- the rpsT gene encoding 30S ribosomal protein S20, translating to MANHKSAKKRAKQNQVRRMRNKSVKTSLKTFEKKLRAAKEAGENTEELMKKTQSAIHKAAKKGIVHKKTASRKISRLFKFANA from the coding sequence TTGGCGAACCATAAATCAGCAAAAAAACGCGCAAAACAAAATCAGGTCAGACGGATGAGAAACAAATCCGTAAAAACCTCCCTTAAAACCTTTGAAAAGAAACTTCGTGCAGCCAAAGAAGCTGGTGAAAATACCGAGGAACTGATGAAAAAGACCCAGTCAGCCATTCACAAAGCGGCTAAAAAAGGTATTGTTCACAAAAAAACAGCGTCAAGGAAGATTTCAAGACTGTTCAAATTTGCGAACGCATAA
- a CDS encoding LptE family protein → MKKYLAWMMMFVPFLMLGSACGYRLAGGGLINNDVARVSVAIFGNKTSESRAGISFTNELIREITAKTDTIVVGADSATRKITGTVQSITFSTLSRSSSEDVTEREVTAMVDVVLTDAGGKVLWSVKSFSASESYKVSSSGVDDEANKREAVDLIAERVAERLVSQMTNDF, encoded by the coding sequence ATGAAAAAATATCTTGCATGGATGATGATGTTTGTCCCATTTTTGATGCTTGGTTCGGCCTGTGGATACCGGCTGGCCGGCGGTGGCCTTATTAATAATGACGTCGCCCGGGTGTCTGTGGCTATCTTTGGCAACAAAACTTCCGAATCCAGGGCCGGAATCTCTTTTACCAATGAATTGATTCGGGAAATTACCGCAAAAACGGATACTATTGTTGTGGGTGCCGACAGTGCCACCCGCAAAATAACCGGCACCGTTCAATCCATTACCTTTTCCACATTGTCCAGATCTTCTTCGGAGGACGTTACGGAAAGAGAAGTTACAGCTATGGTGGATGTGGTTCTGACCGATGCCGGCGGCAAGGTCCTCTGGTCGGTGAAAAGCTTTTCAGCCTCGGAGTCTTATAAAGTATCGAGCAGTGGTGTGGATGATGAGGCCAATAAACGGGAGGCAGTTGATCTCATTGCCGAACGTGTGGCCGAGCGTCTGGTCAGCCAGATGACAAACGATTTTTAA
- the leuS gene encoding leucine--tRNA ligase, translated as MEERYIPSQVEPKWQEYWNNSRLFKVEEDSSREKYYLLEMFPYPSGKIHMGHVRNYTIGDVVVRYKRMRGFNVIHPMGWDAFGMPAENAAIDNNTHPAAWTYDNIRSMRAQLKKMGFSYDWDREIATCRPEYYRWEQWLFLQMLEKGMAYRKESYVNWCEKCQTVLANEQVEQDKCWRCSQVVQQKKLWQWFFKITDYAEDLLVHCDQLPGWPDNVTTMQKNWIGKSVGAELDFKVNGSDEVINVFTTRPDTIFGATFMCLAPEHPLVETLSRGTDQEAAVSQFVDKVSRQERSAEGIEKYEKEGVFTGAYCINPATNEKIPVYTANFVLMGYGTGAIMSVPSGDQRDFDFARKYGLEIRVVVQPEGENLDGATMTEAYTGRGVMTNSGQFDGMGSKEAIEKMADWLEESGVGKRAVSFRLRDWGISRQRYWGTPIPVIHCPTCGVVPVPETDLPITLPEDVSLLEKGGSPLPTLDYFAKTTCPACGREDARRDTDTMDTFVESSWYYLRYCSPRYEEGMFDPKAVEYWMPVDQYIGGVEHAVLHLLYSRYFMRVLNTLGLVSYKEPFTRLLTQGMVCKETMTCPEHGYLFPEQGERKDGKFVCTMCGKDVDVGRVIKMSKSKKNVVNPNELLEKYGADVTRLFCLFAAPPERDLEWSEDGVEGSNRFVNRVWRLALTCMETIQGIDAYKGAAGSLKADQAKQLYIKANQTIQKVTADIDTNFHFNTAIAAVMELVNAMYTVELEKADDELKSVVWFCLENVLLLLSPILPHFCEELFAQMGNKGSVLEQSWPEFRKDSMETDEVLVVVQVNGKLRAKFNMGTDVGEDDIKSAALEDARIVKYIEGKEIRKIIVIRKKQTLVNIVV; from the coding sequence ATGGAGGAACGGTACATCCCTTCCCAGGTCGAGCCTAAATGGCAGGAATACTGGAACAATAGCCGGCTTTTCAAGGTAGAAGAAGATTCGTCCAGGGAAAAATATTATCTGCTCGAAATGTTTCCCTACCCTTCGGGAAAGATTCATATGGGGCATGTGCGCAATTACACCATCGGAGATGTGGTGGTCCGCTACAAACGCATGAGAGGTTTTAATGTTATCCATCCCATGGGGTGGGATGCCTTTGGTATGCCTGCAGAAAATGCAGCCATTGATAACAATACCCATCCGGCAGCCTGGACCTATGACAACATCCGGTCCATGCGGGCACAGCTTAAAAAGATGGGATTTTCCTATGACTGGGACAGGGAAATTGCCACCTGCCGGCCGGAATATTATCGTTGGGAACAGTGGCTGTTTTTGCAAATGCTTGAAAAGGGTATGGCCTACCGCAAGGAATCCTATGTGAACTGGTGTGAAAAATGCCAGACAGTGCTGGCCAATGAGCAGGTCGAACAAGACAAATGCTGGCGCTGTTCCCAGGTGGTTCAGCAAAAAAAACTGTGGCAGTGGTTTTTCAAGATAACCGACTATGCCGAAGATCTTCTGGTTCATTGCGATCAACTTCCCGGCTGGCCGGATAATGTGACCACCATGCAGAAAAACTGGATCGGCAAAAGTGTGGGGGCTGAACTTGATTTTAAGGTGAATGGCAGTGATGAGGTGATCAATGTGTTTACCACCCGTCCTGACACCATCTTTGGTGCCACCTTCATGTGTCTTGCCCCGGAACATCCCCTGGTGGAGACGTTGTCCCGCGGCACGGATCAGGAGGCGGCTGTATCCCAGTTTGTTGACAAGGTCTCCAGGCAGGAGCGCTCTGCCGAAGGTATTGAAAAATACGAAAAAGAGGGGGTGTTCACCGGCGCTTACTGTATTAATCCGGCGACCAATGAAAAAATCCCTGTTTATACAGCCAATTTTGTTTTAATGGGTTATGGTACAGGAGCCATTATGTCTGTGCCTTCCGGAGACCAGCGTGATTTTGATTTTGCCAGAAAATACGGGCTTGAAATCCGGGTGGTGGTGCAACCTGAAGGGGAAAACCTTGACGGTGCAACCATGACCGAGGCCTATACAGGCCGTGGTGTTATGACCAACTCCGGGCAATTTGACGGCATGGGCAGCAAGGAGGCCATTGAAAAAATGGCGGACTGGCTTGAGGAATCCGGTGTCGGCAAGCGTGCGGTCTCTTTTCGTTTGCGTGACTGGGGGATTTCCCGCCAGCGGTACTGGGGTACACCCATTCCGGTGATTCACTGTCCGACATGCGGGGTGGTTCCGGTACCGGAAACTGATCTGCCCATTACGTTGCCCGAAGATGTCAGTCTCTTGGAAAAAGGCGGATCGCCGTTGCCGACTTTGGACTATTTTGCCAAGACTACCTGTCCTGCCTGCGGCCGGGAAGATGCCAGAAGAGATACCGATACAATGGATACCTTTGTTGAGTCTTCCTGGTACTACTTGCGCTATTGTTCTCCCCGGTATGAAGAGGGTATGTTTGACCCAAAAGCTGTGGAGTACTGGATGCCCGTGGATCAGTATATTGGTGGTGTGGAGCACGCTGTGCTGCATCTTCTCTATTCCCGGTATTTTATGCGGGTTCTGAATACTTTGGGGCTTGTATCCTATAAGGAGCCGTTCACCCGGCTTTTGACCCAGGGTATGGTGTGCAAGGAGACCATGACCTGCCCAGAGCATGGCTATCTGTTTCCCGAGCAGGGCGAGAGAAAAGATGGAAAATTTGTTTGCACCATGTGCGGCAAGGATGTGGATGTCGGGCGTGTGATAAAGATGTCCAAGTCTAAGAAGAACGTTGTTAATCCCAATGAACTATTGGAAAAATACGGGGCTGACGTGACCCGTTTGTTCTGCCTGTTTGCCGCTCCCCCTGAAAGGGATCTGGAGTGGAGTGAAGACGGGGTGGAGGGCAGCAACCGTTTTGTAAACCGTGTCTGGCGCCTGGCGTTGACCTGCATGGAGACCATCCAGGGTATTGATGCGTACAAGGGGGCTGCGGGTTCACTGAAGGCAGATCAGGCAAAACAATTGTATATTAAGGCCAATCAGACGATCCAGAAGGTAACCGCAGATATTGACACTAATTTTCATTTCAATACGGCCATTGCAGCTGTTATGGAACTGGTCAATGCCATGTATACGGTGGAACTTGAGAAAGCAGATGATGAGCTTAAGTCTGTGGTTTGGTTTTGCCTGGAAAATGTATTACTGTTACTCAGTCCCATCCTCCCTCACTTTTGCGAAGAGTTGTTTGCCCAGATGGGGAACAAGGGTTCTGTTCTTGAGCAGTCCTGGCCCGAATTTAGAAAAGATTCCATGGAGACCGACGAGGTGCTTGTCGTGGTTCAGGTAAACGGAAAACTGCGGGCAAAATTTAACATGGGGACTGATGTCGGTGAAGATGATATTAAATCTGCCGCCCTGGAAGACGCAAGAATTGTCAAGTACATCGAAGGGAAAGAGATTCGTAAAATCATTGTAATTCGAAAAAAACAGACTCTTGTTAATATTGTGGTGTGA
- the rpsF gene encoding 30S ribosomal protein S6: MRKYETVFIADPDMSDQAREELLERVRGIIERENGILLNVDEWGLKKLSYEIKKKLRGYYICLTYGGTGALVTELERNFRLSDLIMKFMTILITEHVTEESLKQEAEEAKEAARLAKEAAPQETEEETDQGDVKENNDEAEENADDQDDTQETESEETSEPAEEAKE; the protein is encoded by the coding sequence ATGAGGAAGTACGAAACCGTATTCATTGCTGATCCGGACATGTCGGATCAGGCCCGTGAAGAGCTGCTCGAAAGAGTCAGAGGTATCATTGAAAGAGAAAATGGTATTCTTCTGAACGTTGATGAGTGGGGCTTGAAAAAATTGTCCTATGAGATCAAAAAGAAACTGCGCGGGTACTATATCTGCCTGACTTACGGCGGAACCGGAGCCCTTGTCACAGAGCTTGAAAGAAATTTTCGCCTAAGCGATCTTATCATGAAATTCATGACCATCCTAATCACGGAACACGTCACCGAAGAATCGCTCAAACAAGAAGCCGAAGAGGCCAAAGAGGCAGCCCGGTTAGCTAAAGAAGCCGCTCCCCAGGAAACAGAAGAAGAAACTGACCAAGGGGATGTAAAAGAAAACAATGACGAGGCTGAAGAAAACGCAGACGATCAGGATGATACACAAGAGACTGAATCTGAAGAGACATCTGAACCTGCCGAAGAAGCCAAGGAATAA
- the rpsR gene encoding 30S ribosomal protein S18, whose protein sequence is MYKGHRGGGKNRFYQRRKICRFCVDSSMEIDYKNPKALKQFITERGKIIPRRITGTCAKHQRKLTLAIKQARQIALLPFVGRPLN, encoded by the coding sequence ATGTATAAAGGTCATAGAGGCGGCGGAAAAAACAGATTCTATCAGCGCCGGAAAATTTGCAGGTTCTGCGTGGACAGCTCCATGGAAATTGATTACAAAAATCCCAAAGCACTCAAGCAGTTCATTACAGAACGGGGCAAGATCATTCCCCGCCGCATCACAGGGACCTGCGCCAAACATCAGCGCAAGTTGACACTGGCTATCAAGCAGGCACGGCAGATTGCACTTCTGCCCTTTGTGGGTCGCCCCTTAAATTAA
- a CDS encoding DUF2232 domain-containing protein: MPLSITHPVFIKETFTGIIFCLLIYGVVFAFPLLGVFVLLFLPLPVLFYRLKLGRNSGALIAATSFFILVIMAKGVAFDTLYFGLLLATGMVLGECLERHMSIQKTMGLTALIGAGTVFAAYMVYTISQGRTLSALMTDYMNQSLSIAKQLSPELGMDQDMTQKLISSMMIVMPAMFMISFVTTLWLNILIIRKLLRHKGITIKSIEHLNLYKAPDTLVWAFIGCATTLMIPSSPVKIFGINCLIVLMLVYFFQGIAVISFFFQQKNTPVALKGFCYFLIAVQVYVLILVIGLGFFDNWFDFRKLTASRK, encoded by the coding sequence ATGCCGTTATCCATCACACACCCGGTTTTCATCAAGGAGACGTTTACAGGTATTATTTTCTGTCTGTTAATCTATGGTGTGGTGTTTGCATTCCCTTTGCTTGGTGTATTTGTTCTCCTGTTTCTGCCCCTGCCGGTGCTTTTTTACCGGCTTAAACTCGGCAGAAACAGCGGAGCTTTGATTGCAGCAACAAGTTTTTTCATACTCGTGATTATGGCTAAAGGCGTCGCGTTTGACACACTTTACTTTGGACTGCTTCTGGCAACCGGTATGGTGTTAGGCGAATGCCTTGAGCGGCATATGAGTATTCAAAAAACCATGGGACTGACTGCCCTGATAGGGGCAGGAACCGTCTTTGCTGCATATATGGTGTATACCATCAGTCAGGGACGAACATTATCGGCCCTAATGACCGATTACATGAATCAGTCTTTAAGTATTGCCAAACAGCTGTCTCCTGAACTCGGAATGGATCAGGACATGACCCAAAAGCTGATATCATCCATGATGATTGTCATGCCGGCTATGTTCATGATTTCTTTTGTAACAACCCTGTGGTTAAACATTTTGATTATCAGAAAACTTTTGAGACACAAAGGCATCACCATAAAAAGCATTGAACACTTAAATCTGTATAAGGCACCGGATACGCTGGTCTGGGCATTTATCGGATGTGCAACCACGTTAATGATCCCCTCAAGTCCCGTGAAAATCTTTGGCATTAATTGCCTGATTGTTTTAATGCTTGTTTATTTTTTTCAAGGAATTGCAGTGATTTCCTTTTTTTTCCAACAAAAAAACACACCCGTGGCGTTAAAAGGATTTTGCTATTTTCTCATTGCCGTACAGGTGTACGTTTTAATCCTTGTTATTGGCCTTGGTTTTTTTGACAATTGGTTTGATTTCAGGAAACTTACTGCATCACGAAAATAA
- the rplI gene encoding 50S ribosomal protein L9 — protein sequence MKVILKETIDTLGIAGTECKVAEGYGRNYLLPQGKAVLATPANRKVMEQARAKLELQIAKERKIAEEMAAKVKEVAITIKAKVREEIYLYGSVTSHDIKDALDAQNVDVERRAILLAEPIKETGEYKVPIRLYKDVEPEITVTVTAEKKQEN from the coding sequence ATGAAAGTAATATTAAAGGAAACCATCGACACTTTGGGTATCGCCGGTACCGAGTGCAAAGTGGCCGAAGGCTATGGACGCAATTATCTGCTGCCCCAGGGTAAAGCAGTTCTTGCCACCCCTGCCAATCGCAAGGTTATGGAACAGGCCCGGGCTAAGCTTGAACTTCAGATTGCCAAAGAAAGAAAAATTGCCGAAGAAATGGCCGCAAAAGTCAAAGAAGTTGCGATCACAATCAAGGCCAAGGTCCGCGAAGAAATTTATCTTTACGGTTCCGTAACCTCCCATGACATCAAAGATGCTCTGGATGCCCAGAATGTGGACGTTGAACGTCGCGCCATTCTACTTGCAGAACCGATCAAAGAGACAGGTGAATACAAGGTGCCCATTCGTTTATACAAGGATGTTGAACCCGAAATCACCGTGACGGTTACTGCAGAAAAAAAACAGGAAAATTAG
- the dnaB gene encoding replicative DNA helicase yields MAKKESVKSDHLLNRTPPHDTDAEASLLSAIFINNDSLLDIVEILKPDDFYKGAHKKIFKAVIELSRKEEPADLVTVANQLNETDELEGVGGPAFLAAISDAAPVAVNAVHYARIVREKSTLRQLINACSSTIERCLEDNGDFKDILDESQAAVLKIADRQSGSSFKQLSELINLNIDQLEELQGKDGGLAGLSTGYARLDRITSGLQASDLIILAARPSMGKTAFALNIARNVAFHYRKPVAVFSLEMSKEQLSMRLLTSEARVDANRLRSGVFSPEDWQNFTDAAGVLNEMPVFIDDTPAISVMDLRAKTRKLFQVNKDIGLVVIDYLQLMKASIRSDRRDLEIADISRSLKSLAKELKVPVLALSQLNRALEQRSDKRPMMSDLRESGAIEQDADIISFIYRDEVYNKEPDNPKKGTAEIIVAKNRNGSIGTAHMVFNGQYTRFEELAPEAYQGFK; encoded by the coding sequence ATGGCAAAAAAAGAATCCGTTAAATCAGATCACCTGCTTAACCGCACCCCGCCCCACGATACAGATGCCGAGGCGTCACTTCTGTCGGCCATTTTTATCAATAATGACAGCTTGCTTGATATTGTTGAAATCCTCAAACCTGATGATTTTTATAAAGGTGCCCATAAAAAAATTTTCAAGGCCGTTATAGAACTTTCCAGGAAAGAGGAGCCTGCGGATCTTGTAACCGTTGCCAATCAACTCAATGAAACAGACGAACTTGAAGGGGTTGGGGGACCCGCATTTCTTGCAGCCATTTCCGATGCGGCACCGGTGGCGGTCAACGCCGTGCATTATGCAAGGATCGTCCGCGAAAAATCAACCCTGCGGCAGCTTATCAATGCATGCTCTTCGACCATTGAGCGCTGTCTTGAAGACAATGGTGATTTTAAAGACATCCTTGACGAGTCCCAGGCAGCCGTCCTGAAAATTGCCGATCGTCAGTCCGGCAGTTCTTTTAAGCAGCTCTCAGAGCTTATCAACCTGAACATTGATCAATTAGAAGAACTGCAGGGCAAGGACGGCGGACTTGCAGGACTTTCAACAGGATACGCAAGGCTTGACAGAATCACATCCGGACTGCAGGCTTCGGACCTTATTATCCTGGCAGCCCGCCCTTCCATGGGAAAAACCGCTTTTGCTTTGAACATTGCCAGAAATGTTGCATTTCACTACCGCAAACCCGTGGCGGTATTTTCCCTTGAAATGTCCAAAGAGCAATTATCCATGCGATTGTTAACATCCGAAGCACGGGTGGATGCCAACCGGTTGCGCAGTGGGGTATTCAGCCCCGAAGACTGGCAAAATTTTACAGATGCAGCAGGTGTTCTCAATGAAATGCCTGTTTTCATAGATGATACGCCGGCCATATCCGTCATGGATCTTCGGGCCAAAACCAGGAAACTGTTCCAGGTGAATAAAGACATTGGCCTGGTGGTCATTGATTACCTGCAGCTGATGAAAGCGTCTATTCGCTCGGATCGCCGGGATCTTGAGATTGCCGATATTTCAAGGTCGTTGAAATCCCTTGCCAAAGAACTAAAGGTGCCGGTTCTTGCATTATCCCAGCTTAACCGTGCCCTGGAACAACGTTCGGACAAACGACCTATGATGTCTGATTTACGTGAATCAGGTGCCATTGAACAGGATGCGGATATTATTTCCTTTATTTACCGGGACGAAGTCTACAATAAAGAGCCGGACAACCCTAAAAAAGGCACCGCAGAAATCATTGTTGCCAAAAACCGTAACGGAAGCATTGGTACTGCGCATATGGTATTTAACGGCCAATACACCCGGTTTGAAGAACTTGCACCCGAGGCTTATCAGGGATTTAAATGA